From a region of the Blastopirellula marina genome:
- a CDS encoding ABC transporter substrate-binding protein has translation MMRFAKQARIAWAFVLMLAFAAPLTAQNGDQPDEQQIPVEMTKPLIERDPYDLVTVVSSKDGKPLRIMSINEPAFRAGGTERGGHITVELADMPGRKFQIAWRDVLAYQPFPQLLVDEAKKNLSDKNFDLAFRYLQRLNDEYAGYPGTERLLEELLVQNALERFQARALDEALGMLEEAKRKFPKKSGMDKSIESVGLRLVQKEIDDRQWQSARKLIDRFESVYGDQFADSIRKWRADLARRAQQQIDRAKQQIAKQEYRAALEATNLALAIDPTIPLGKEQLEELIRRYPQVRIATLATGDAMPPHGTLTWSGRRNKRLIYRDLTEIVGYGPEGGEYISPFGSVIRPVDRFELSIVLRDRLTPVTGFDLSRQLQDPASRQDEILAELTPLIEKIAVREIRQVDLRLRLPHVRPEALLGFVPRKGDVSQFPIPPNGPYRPITVQEDGQYFVPEKDSGLAANRPPSEIQLIPFGTTSDAMLALEAGDVHMVDRLDPATAVRLSVETPEDLVLDHYRAPTLHVLVPNLNNPHLKNRDFRRGLLYGINRQEILQSRLLGGKELDGCRLVSAPIPNGVSPDDPVSYGYDLSIAPRSYEPQMSIALQKLAEIKLREDAEENNQALVPLSKLVIGHPDSEVSRQTCLAIVQYYKRLGLPCELKTVSPEVTDPAAVEVDLLYVEVQIAEPLVDVPRMFDRYIPLVHQTQYFQLALRQIGQSRSWQDVRERFWSLHRLAHDDLLILPLFQLQDYFVYRRSLGGVGYQPMTLFQQVERWDLAPAWDVAKN, from the coding sequence ATGATGCGTTTTGCCAAACAAGCGAGAATTGCATGGGCATTCGTGCTGATGCTGGCATTCGCTGCGCCGTTAACGGCGCAAAATGGTGATCAGCCCGACGAGCAACAGATTCCGGTCGAGATGACCAAGCCTCTGATCGAGCGTGATCCGTACGATTTGGTTACGGTTGTATCGTCGAAGGATGGCAAGCCGCTGCGCATCATGTCCATCAACGAACCGGCATTTCGTGCCGGGGGAACCGAGCGAGGTGGTCATATAACGGTAGAACTGGCCGATATGCCTGGCCGCAAGTTTCAGATTGCGTGGCGAGATGTGCTCGCGTATCAGCCCTTTCCGCAATTGCTGGTCGACGAAGCCAAAAAGAACCTGAGCGATAAGAACTTTGATCTGGCTTTTCGGTATCTGCAGCGTCTCAACGACGAGTATGCCGGCTACCCCGGTACCGAGCGACTTCTTGAAGAGCTACTCGTTCAGAATGCGTTAGAGCGATTTCAAGCCAGAGCACTCGACGAAGCTTTGGGGATGCTCGAAGAAGCGAAACGCAAGTTTCCGAAAAAATCAGGCATGGATAAGTCGATTGAAAGTGTCGGCCTGCGTCTGGTGCAAAAGGAGATCGATGATCGTCAGTGGCAATCTGCTCGGAAATTAATCGATCGATTCGAGAGCGTCTACGGAGACCAATTCGCCGACAGTATCCGCAAGTGGCGTGCGGATCTGGCCCGGCGAGCTCAGCAGCAGATCGATCGCGCCAAGCAGCAAATCGCCAAGCAGGAATACCGAGCAGCATTGGAAGCCACCAATCTGGCGTTGGCGATCGATCCGACGATCCCCTTGGGGAAAGAACAACTGGAAGAGCTGATTCGACGCTACCCGCAGGTCCGGATCGCCACACTGGCCACCGGAGATGCCATGCCACCTCATGGGACTTTAACTTGGAGTGGTCGACGCAACAAACGGCTGATCTATCGCGACCTTACTGAAATCGTCGGCTATGGTCCCGAAGGGGGCGAGTACATATCACCGTTCGGTTCGGTCATTCGCCCGGTCGATCGGTTCGAGCTGTCGATTGTGTTGCGGGATCGACTGACGCCAGTGACTGGCTTTGACCTTTCCCGCCAGCTTCAAGATCCCGCTTCGCGGCAGGACGAAATCTTGGCGGAACTGACACCCCTGATCGAAAAGATTGCCGTCCGTGAAATCCGGCAAGTCGATCTGCGATTGAGGCTGCCCCATGTTCGGCCAGAGGCGCTACTGGGGTTTGTTCCACGAAAAGGAGACGTCTCGCAGTTCCCGATTCCACCGAATGGCCCCTACCGCCCGATAACGGTCCAAGAAGACGGGCAATACTTCGTTCCGGAAAAGGATTCAGGCCTCGCGGCGAATCGCCCCCCCAGTGAGATCCAGCTAATTCCTTTTGGGACAACATCTGATGCGATGCTCGCCCTGGAAGCTGGCGACGTTCACATGGTCGACCGATTAGACCCTGCGACAGCCGTTCGATTGTCAGTGGAAACTCCAGAGGATCTTGTTCTTGATCACTATCGCGCTCCGACACTGCATGTCTTAGTTCCTAATTTGAACAATCCCCATCTCAAGAATCGCGACTTTCGCCGTGGGCTATTGTATGGAATCAATCGTCAAGAGATTTTGCAGTCACGACTTCTAGGGGGCAAGGAACTGGACGGATGCCGGCTGGTGAGTGCTCCGATACCCAATGGGGTAAGTCCTGACGATCCCGTTTCGTACGGATACGATCTGTCGATCGCCCCCCGCAGTTACGAGCCACAGATGAGCATCGCGCTGCAGAAGCTGGCCGAAATCAAGCTGCGTGAAGATGCCGAGGAAAACAATCAGGCATTGGTTCCCTTGTCGAAGCTGGTGATTGGGCACCCCGATTCCGAAGTTTCTCGACAAACCTGTCTGGCAATCGTGCAGTATTACAAACGTTTGGGACTTCCTTGCGAGCTAAAGACGGTAAGTCCCGAGGTAACCGATCCAGCGGCCGTCGAGGTCGACCTGCTTTACGTCGAAGTTCAAATCGCCGAACCGCTGGTCGACGTTCCCCGGATGTTCGACCGGTACATCCCCCTCGTCCATCAAACGCAATACTTTCAACTGGCTTTACGGCAGATAGGGCAATCGCGAAGCTGGCAGGATGTTCGTGAACGATTCTGGTCGTTGCACCGCCTGGCTCATGATGACTTGCTGATTCTCCCGTTATTTCAACTCCAAGATTATTTCGTCTACCGACGGTCGCTCGGTGGAGTTGGGTATCAGCCGATGACGTTGTTTCAACAGGTCGAACGTTGGGACCTCGCACCCGCTTGGGATGTCGCGAAGAATTGA